Proteins encoded by one window of Anaerosalibacter sp. Marseille-P3206:
- a CDS encoding divergent polysaccharide deacetylase family protein gives MYISKKTLWILLIVFIIIMGLVVFNLVFGKKSIETDAPVKGYVAIVIDDLGGNGEGIDELLHLDIPITAAIMPFLEATESEAVKCNEAGLEIILHIPMEPEQGSPSWLGPRPITVDKADDEIRNIIEDGLKEVKYAKGMNNHMGSKVMKDKRIMTEVLKIAKENNLYFLDSLTGEYTVANDISHELEVVYLSRDVFLDNSKNKNQIKKAMEKLADIALEKGYAIGIGHVGGQGGKVTIEVIEEMKEELKVKGIEFVYLSQLENNKKM, from the coding sequence ATGTATATTAGTAAAAAAACATTATGGATTTTACTTATTGTATTCATTATCATTATGGGATTAGTTGTATTTAATTTAGTGTTTGGGAAAAAGAGTATTGAAACAGATGCTCCAGTAAAAGGATATGTAGCAATAGTAATTGATGATTTAGGAGGAAATGGAGAAGGAATAGATGAACTTTTGCATTTAGATATCCCAATTACTGCTGCTATCATGCCTTTTTTAGAAGCTACAGAATCTGAGGCTGTGAAATGTAATGAGGCGGGTTTAGAAATAATATTGCATATACCCATGGAACCTGAACAGGGTTCTCCTAGTTGGCTAGGACCTAGACCTATTACAGTTGATAAAGCCGATGATGAAATAAGGAATATTATAGAAGATGGGCTTAAAGAAGTAAAATATGCAAAAGGTATGAACAATCATATGGGTTCTAAGGTTATGAAAGATAAAAGGATTATGACAGAAGTTTTGAAAATTGCCAAAGAAAATAATCTATATTTTTTAGATAGTTTAACTGGAGAATATACTGTAGCAAACGATATATCCCATGAACTGGAAGTTGTATATCTTAGTAGAGATGTATTCTTAGACAACTCTAAGAATAAAAATCAAATAAAAAAGGCTATGGAGAAACTTGCAGATATAGCTTTGGAAAAGGGATATGCTATTGGAATAGGCCATGTAGGTGGTCAAGGAGGAAAAGTTACTATTGAAGTTATAGAAGAGATGAAAGAAGAATTAAAAGTAAAAGGAATAGAATTTGTATATTTATCACAATTAGAAAACAATAAGAAAATGTAA
- a CDS encoding electron transfer flavoprotein subunit beta/FixA family protein, which translates to MKIIVCLKQVPDTNEVKIDPVKGTLIREGVPSIINPDDRNALEEALRIKDKCKDTVVTVVSMGPPQADVALKEALAIGADEAILLSDRAFAGSDTWATSTAIAGAIKKVGDYDIIFCGRQAIDGDTAQVGPQIAEHLGIPQITYVEELEILDGKVRAKRALEDGYFVVESEMPVLLTAIKELNEPRYPSIKGIYKAYRENKVTVWTANDYEVDRDNLGLDGSPTEVNKSFTPPGKASEVEMLNGDAKEVARQLVVRLKERKII; encoded by the coding sequence ATGAAAATCATAGTATGTTTAAAACAAGTTCCTGATACAAATGAAGTAAAGATTGATCCAGTAAAAGGAACTTTAATTCGTGAAGGAGTTCCAAGTATTATAAATCCTGATGATAGAAACGCTTTAGAAGAAGCATTAAGAATAAAAGATAAATGTAAAGATACTGTGGTTACAGTTGTTAGCATGGGGCCACCTCAAGCTGATGTTGCACTAAAAGAAGCATTAGCTATTGGTGCTGACGAAGCAATATTACTTAGTGACAGAGCTTTTGCAGGTTCTGATACATGGGCTACATCAACAGCTATAGCTGGAGCTATTAAGAAAGTTGGAGACTATGACATAATATTCTGTGGTAGACAAGCTATTGATGGTGACACTGCACAAGTAGGACCACAAATTGCTGAACATTTAGGAATCCCTCAAATTACTTATGTAGAAGAACTAGAAATATTAGACGGAAAAGTTAGAGCTAAAAGAGCTCTAGAAGATGGATACTTTGTAGTAGAATCAGAAATGCCAGTATTGCTTACTGCAATTAAAGAATTAAATGAACCAAGATATCCATCAATAAAAGGTATTTATAAAGCATATAGAGAAAACAAAGTTACTGTTTGGACTGCTAATGACTACGAAGTAGATAGAGATAATTTAGGTCTTGACGGATCACCAACTGAAGTTAACAAGTCTTTCACACCTCCAGGAAAAGCATCTGAAGTTGAAATGCTAAATGGAGATGCTAAGGAAGTTGCAAGACAATTAGTTGTAAGACTAAAGGAGAGAAAGATTATATAA
- a CDS encoding alpha-hydroxy-acid oxidizing protein — protein MDLKEVRTVAREKMKGYCRVCPVCNGVACAGEVPGMGGSLTGSTFKSNVDDLSKVKLKLKTIHDAKNPDLKFNFFNTILDFPIIVAPITGTVFNMGGALTEREYINSVIKGSLKAGTIAMTGDSADLSLYEEGINALKNVDGKGVPIIKPRENNHVIKNVKIAESINSLAVGMDIDGAGLITMALKGQPVGPKTVDELKEIVSSTNLPFILKGIMTVEEAKLAVEVGAKAIVVSNHGGRVLDHCESTAKVLPEISKAVKGKVMILVDGGIRTGVDVFKMIALGADGVLIGRPIIVGAFGGYEEGVSLILNKMKNELYQTMILTSTKDLESIDNSKILIEW, from the coding sequence ATGGATTTAAAAGAAGTTAGAACTGTGGCAAGGGAGAAAATGAAGGGCTACTGTAGAGTCTGTCCTGTGTGCAATGGTGTAGCCTGTGCTGGAGAAGTTCCTGGTATGGGTGGTTCGCTAACAGGTTCTACTTTTAAAAGCAATGTAGACGATTTAAGTAAGGTTAAATTGAAATTAAAAACAATCCATGACGCAAAAAATCCAGATTTAAAATTCAACTTTTTCAATACAATTTTAGACTTTCCTATAATAGTTGCACCTATAACTGGTACTGTTTTTAATATGGGAGGAGCTTTGACAGAAAGGGAATATATTAATAGTGTAATAAAGGGTAGTTTAAAAGCAGGTACAATAGCTATGACTGGAGATTCCGCAGATTTATCATTATATGAAGAAGGGATAAATGCATTAAAAAATGTAGATGGTAAAGGTGTACCTATAATAAAACCAAGAGAAAACAACCACGTTATCAAAAATGTTAAAATTGCTGAAAGTATAAATTCATTGGCTGTAGGAATGGATATTGATGGAGCGGGACTAATAACTATGGCTTTAAAAGGACAACCTGTTGGTCCAAAGACTGTAGATGAATTAAAAGAAATAGTATCTTCAACTAATTTACCCTTTATCTTAAAGGGAATAATGACTGTAGAAGAAGCTAAATTAGCTGTAGAAGTTGGAGCTAAGGCTATAGTAGTTTCAAACCATGGTGGTAGGGTATTGGACCATTGTGAATCAACTGCAAAGGTACTACCTGAGATAAGTAAAGCTGTCAAAGGAAAAGTAATGATACTTGTTGATGGCGGTATTCGTACAGGAGTTGATGTGTTTAAGATGATTGCCCTAGGTGCTGATGGAGTACTAATAGGTAGACCTATTATCGTTGGTGCTTTTGGTGGATATGAAGAAGGAGTTTCGTTAATTCTCAATAAGATGAAAAACGAACTATATCAAACAATGATACTCACAAGCACTAAGGACTTGGAATCCATCGATAATTCAAAGATTTTAATAGAATGGTAA
- a CDS encoding electron transfer flavoprotein subunit alpha, which yields MAVKVIKEKCVGCGACIKVCPFDAIMMVDKKAVITDKCTACGQCVQKCPVKAIEKEEGKKGGVNVDEYRGVWVFAEQRGGELLNVAIELLGEGRKIADELDTELTAVLLGHNIDDDAETCIKYGADRVLYADSELLDVYTTEGYAKVIYDLIQERKPEILLIGATNIGRDLGPRLSARVHTGLTADCTRLDVDKENRRLMMTRPAFGGNLMATILCPNHRPQMSTVRPGVMEKAKPVEGRKGEIEKFAPKLTAADIKAKVIETVKSDKPVVALEEAPIIVSGGRGLGNAEGFKLIEELAEKLGGVVGASRATVDSQWIDQPHQVGQTGKTVRPGLYIACGISGAIQHLAGMQDSKCIIAINKDPNAPIFEVADYGIVGDLYEVIPAFMEALDNVEDIMEAIKAVK from the coding sequence ATGGCAGTAAAAGTCATAAAAGAAAAATGCGTTGGCTGTGGAGCTTGTATTAAGGTTTGCCCATTTGATGCAATAATGATGGTTGATAAAAAGGCTGTTATAACGGATAAATGTACCGCTTGTGGTCAATGTGTACAAAAATGTCCTGTAAAAGCAATTGAAAAAGAAGAAGGCAAAAAAGGCGGAGTAAATGTTGATGAATATAGAGGAGTTTGGGTATTTGCTGAACAAAGAGGTGGAGAACTTCTAAATGTAGCTATTGAATTATTAGGAGAAGGTAGAAAAATAGCTGATGAATTAGATACTGAACTTACTGCAGTATTACTTGGACACAATATTGATGATGACGCTGAAACATGTATTAAATATGGTGCAGATAGAGTGTTATATGCAGATAGTGAACTATTAGATGTATATACAACTGAAGGATATGCAAAAGTAATATATGATTTGATTCAAGAAAGAAAACCAGAAATACTTCTTATAGGTGCTACTAATATAGGAAGAGATTTAGGACCAAGACTATCAGCAAGAGTTCATACTGGACTTACTGCTGACTGTACAAGATTAGATGTTGACAAAGAAAACAGACGTCTTATGATGACTCGTCCAGCATTTGGTGGAAACCTAATGGCTACTATTCTTTGTCCAAACCATAGACCACAAATGTCTACAGTTAGACCAGGGGTTATGGAAAAGGCAAAACCAGTAGAAGGAAGAAAAGGAGAAATCGAAAAATTTGCTCCAAAACTAACTGCTGCTGATATCAAAGCTAAAGTTATAGAAACTGTAAAGAGTGACAAGCCAGTAGTTGCTCTAGAAGAAGCTCCAATCATAGTTTCTGGTGGTAGAGGATTAGGAAATGCAGAAGGATTTAAACTAATTGAAGAATTAGCTGAAAAATTAGGTGGAGTAGTAGGAGCTAGCCGTGCTACTGTAGATTCACAATGGATAGACCAACCTCACCAAGTAGGTCAAACTGGAAAGACTGTTAGACCAGGACTTTATATTGCCTGTGGTATTTCAGGAGCTATCCAACACTTGGCTGGAATGCAAGATTCTAAATGTATTATAGCTATAAACAAAGATCCAAATGCTCCAATATTTGAAGTGGCTGACTATGGTATAGTTGGTGACTTATATGAAGTAATCCCAGCATTTATGGAAGCATTGGACAATGTAGAGGACATAATGGAAGCTATAAAAGCTGTTAAATAA
- a CDS encoding DDE-type integrase/transposase/recombinase — translation MFDIITYLLYFIQVQNNIILYLLFCLGAIKASKLPDEPIDKPYRKLKVDEMPIFDKVKKYDHKVLLKNYLLDKGKELKPVNSKVPVPESISCPCCGAPHIYIYDNNGGRGQFKCKVCESTFSRKNQFSKSVILRCPHCNKALEPIKDRKFFIIYKCKNNECSFYLKNKNSLSKEQKELFEIKPHSFKMHYIYRAFNINFKPLSRTSPVKGSVSLPRIYASNHVLGLVLTYYVNYGLSARKTAAIMKDIHQVDISHQTVLNYANTVSVITKPFVDNYPYELSDSICGDETYIRVNGKWHYIFFFFDAVKKIILSYHVSPNRDTPSAIIALDDVLSKFKEIPKNLNIIVDGNPIYLLAQHFFAQHDIFFDVSQVIGLTNDDPVSKEFRPLKQVIERLNRTFKGNYKSSHGFGAQHGSVTFVTLFAVYFNFLRPHASLEASVPVVIPELEDLPNMPARWIKLIQLSEEYISSCA, via the coding sequence ATGTTCGATATTATAACTTATTTACTATACTTTATTCAAGTCCAAAATAACATTATTTTATATCTTCTATTTTGTTTAGGTGCTATTAAAGCTTCGAAGCTACCTGATGAACCCATTGATAAGCCTTATCGTAAACTGAAAGTCGACGAAATGCCTATCTTTGATAAGGTTAAGAAATATGATCACAAAGTTCTTTTAAAGAATTATTTGTTGGATAAAGGAAAAGAGCTTAAACCTGTTAACTCTAAAGTTCCTGTTCCTGAATCTATTTCTTGTCCTTGTTGTGGTGCTCCTCACATTTACATATACGATAACAACGGTGGCAGAGGCCAATTTAAATGCAAGGTTTGTGAATCAACTTTTAGCCGAAAAAATCAATTTTCCAAGTCTGTTATTTTAAGATGTCCTCATTGTAACAAGGCTCTTGAGCCTATTAAGGATCGTAAATTCTTTATTATCTACAAGTGTAAAAACAATGAGTGCTCTTTTTATCTTAAAAACAAAAATTCTTTATCTAAAGAACAAAAGGAGCTGTTTGAGATTAAGCCTCATTCTTTTAAAATGCATTATATTTACAGAGCTTTTAATATTAACTTTAAGCCTTTATCTAGAACTTCTCCTGTTAAAGGTTCTGTTTCTTTGCCAAGGATTTATGCTTCCAATCATGTTTTAGGTCTTGTTTTAACTTATTATGTTAATTATGGCCTAAGTGCTAGAAAGACTGCTGCTATCATGAAAGATATTCATCAGGTTGATATTTCTCATCAAACTGTTCTTAATTATGCTAACACTGTAAGTGTTATTACTAAGCCATTTGTTGACAATTACCCTTATGAGCTATCTGACTCTATTTGTGGTGATGAAACTTATATTAGGGTTAATGGTAAATGGCATTATATCTTCTTTTTCTTTGATGCTGTTAAGAAGATTATTTTGTCTTACCATGTTTCTCCTAATCGTGACACTCCTTCAGCTATTATTGCTTTAGATGATGTTTTGTCTAAATTTAAGGAAATTCCAAAGAATCTTAATATCATTGTTGATGGTAATCCTATTTACCTTCTTGCTCAACATTTTTTTGCCCAACATGATATATTTTTTGATGTTTCACAGGTCATTGGTCTTACTAATGATGATCCTGTTTCAAAAGAATTTAGACCACTTAAGCAAGTTATCGAACGTCTTAATCGCACTTTTAAAGGCAATTACAAATCCTCTCATGGATTTGGTGCCCAGCATGGTTCTGTTACTTTTGTTACATTGTTTGCTGTTTATTTCAACTTTTTAAGACCTCATGCTTCATTGGAAGCTAGTGTACCTGTTGTTATTCCTGAACTTGAGGATTTACCCAATATGCCTGCAAGATGGATTAAATTAATACAACTGTCTGAAGAATACATATCTTCTTGTGCTTAA
- a CDS encoding polysaccharide deacetylase family protein, producing the protein MKKSLYAVLALILLILGTILVKNGKVKIAIADSNKVIPVLMYHHIVEDENEANKITLTSKRFEEDMEYLKTKGYTTISFKELIDYSEGNNNLPDKPVIITFDDGYEDNYINAYPILNKNNMKATIFVIGSRIGITNFNNDPRYSYMSWGQAKEMYQSGLIEIQPHSYDLHHYKTNAKHGQGVLPKDKENEKEHYNRFLVDTEKVMKLIKDNVGSESYVYAYPYGKYNATNEEVLKALNFKVTLTTKSQYADISNGLYKLKRINVPCNKKLRELLLY; encoded by the coding sequence ATGAAAAAATCATTATATGCAGTTTTAGCTTTAATACTATTAATATTAGGAACTATACTTGTTAAAAATGGAAAGGTAAAGATAGCCATTGCAGATTCAAATAAAGTCATTCCAGTACTTATGTATCATCACATTGTAGAAGATGAAAATGAAGCCAATAAGATAACATTAACTTCTAAAAGATTTGAAGAAGATATGGAATATTTAAAAACAAAGGGATATACAACTATATCTTTTAAAGAATTAATTGATTATAGTGAAGGCAATAATAATTTACCAGATAAGCCTGTAATAATAACCTTTGATGATGGTTATGAAGATAATTATATAAATGCTTATCCTATATTAAATAAAAACAATATGAAAGCTACTATTTTTGTAATAGGTTCTAGAATTGGAATAACTAATTTTAATAATGATCCTAGATATTCATATATGTCTTGGGGACAAGCCAAAGAAATGTACCAAAGTGGACTAATAGAAATACAACCTCATTCTTATGATTTGCATCATTATAAAACAAATGCGAAACATGGACAAGGTGTACTACCAAAGGATAAAGAAAATGAAAAAGAACATTACAATAGGTTTTTAGTAGATACAGAAAAGGTTATGAAACTTATTAAGGACAATGTAGGAAGTGAATCCTATGTCTATGCATATCCTTATGGTAAGTACAATGCGACTAATGAGGAAGTTCTTAAAGCTTTAAATTTTAAAGTTACTTTGACTACAAAAAGCCAATATGCAGATATATCTAATGGATTGTACAAACTTAAAAGAATAAATGTGCCTTGTAACAAGAAATTAAGAGAGTTACTTTTATATTAA
- the groES gene encoding co-chaperone GroES — protein MNIKPLGDRVVIKMIEVEEKTKSGIVLPSSAKEQPQMAEIVAIGPDILNDEKKKDQVKVGDKVIFSKYSGTEVKVDNVEYTILKLNDVLAVVE, from the coding sequence ATGAACATTAAACCATTAGGAGACAGAGTTGTTATTAAAATGATTGAAGTTGAAGAAAAGACAAAGAGTGGTATTGTTCTTCCAAGTTCAGCAAAAGAACAACCACAAATGGCTGAAATAGTAGCAATAGGCCCTGATATTTTAAATGATGAAAAGAAAAAAGATCAAGTTAAAGTAGGAGACAAAGTAATATTCTCAAAATACTCCGGAACAGAAGTTAAAGTTGATAATGTAGAATATACAATACTTAAATTAAATGACGTTTTAGCTGTAGTTGAATAA
- a CDS encoding DNA-3-methyladenine glycosylase family protein — MSFNIVENGGKIIAKINDFDPTHIFECGQCFRWNREEDFSFTGVAFGKVLNVKKEDDCITFSNTNIDEFNDIWFNYFDLERDYSKIKKKLSKDPILKEAVNFGSGIRILNQDPFETLISFIISANNGIPRIKKSIELICERYGDCIGQYNGKSYYSFPTSEVLSKVSMDELRECSVGFRDKYIYNASNMVANGEIDIYNLKDLSINEARDTLMKFPGVGPKVSDCIMLFSMEKHDAFPIDVWVKRVMEYFYLKEDTSLKKIQAFGQEKFKNLAGFAQQYLFYYARELGIGK; from the coding sequence ATGAGTTTTAATATAGTAGAAAATGGAGGCAAGATTATAGCAAAAATAAATGATTTTGACCCAACCCATATATTTGAATGTGGACAATGCTTCAGATGGAATAGGGAAGAAGATTTTAGCTTCACTGGAGTTGCCTTTGGGAAAGTATTAAATGTAAAAAAGGAAGATGACTGTATCACCTTTTCCAACACTAATATAGACGAATTTAATGATATATGGTTTAATTACTTCGATTTAGAAAGAGACTATAGTAAGATAAAGAAAAAACTTTCTAAAGATCCTATACTAAAAGAGGCTGTAAACTTTGGTAGTGGTATAAGAATACTTAATCAAGATCCTTTTGAAACCCTCATCTCCTTTATCATCTCTGCAAATAATGGAATACCTAGAATAAAAAAATCCATTGAACTTATATGTGAAAGATATGGGGATTGTATTGGACAATACAATGGTAAGAGTTATTATTCTTTTCCTACTTCGGAAGTATTATCTAAGGTTTCAATGGATGAACTAAGAGAATGCAGTGTTGGATTTAGAGATAAGTATATTTATAATGCTTCAAATATGGTTGCAAATGGAGAAATAGATATTTACAATCTAAAGGATTTGTCTATTAATGAAGCTAGAGATACATTGATGAAATTCCCTGGAGTAGGACCTAAGGTTTCTGATTGTATAATGCTTTTCTCAATGGAAAAACATGATGCATTTCCCATAGATGTGTGGGTGAAAAGAGTTATGGAATACTTTTACCTTAAAGAAGATACTAGCTTAAAGAAAATTCAAGCTTTTGGGCAAGAAAAATTTAAAAACTTAGCTGGATTTGCTCAACAATATTTATTTTATTATGCTAGGGAATTAGGAATAGGCAAATAA
- the groL gene encoding chaperonin GroEL (60 kDa chaperone family; promotes refolding of misfolded polypeptides especially under stressful conditions; forms two stacked rings of heptamers to form a barrel-shaped 14mer; ends can be capped by GroES; misfolded proteins enter the barrel where they are refolded when GroES binds) — protein sequence MAKEIKFGEDARRAMEKGINKLADTVKVTLGPKGRNVVLDKSFGAPLITNDGVTIAREIELEDPYENMGAQLVKEVSTKTNDVAGDGTTTATLLAQAIIREGLKNVAAGANPMILQKGIHKAVHTTVDEIRRFSKKVESKDSIAQVASISAGDEEIGKLIAEAMEKVGNDGVITVEESKSMGTTLEVVEGMQFDRGYVSPYMVTDAEKMEAELEEPYILITDKKITNIQDILPVLEQIVQQGRPLLIIAEDVEGEALATLVVNKLRGTFNCVAVKAPGFGDRRKEMLQDIAILTGGQVISEELGYDLKDTTIEMLGRARKVKVDKENTTIVDGEGEQSEIENRVRQIKVQLEETDSEFDAEKLQERLAKLSGGVAVIQVGAATETELKERKLRIEDALAATRAAVEEGIVPGGGTVLVDCIPAVSKLVNETSGDERTGILIVLRALEEPVRQIATNAGLEGSIIVEKVKEREPGIGFDALKEAYADMMEVGIVDPTKVTRSALQNASSVAAMVLTTESAVADIKEDDPMAGMGGMGGMGGGMPMM from the coding sequence ATGGCTAAGGAAATTAAATTTGGCGAAGACGCACGCCGTGCTATGGAAAAAGGAATAAACAAACTTGCAGATACTGTTAAAGTAACACTTGGACCTAAGGGTAGAAATGTTGTATTAGATAAAAGTTTTGGTGCACCATTAATTACTAATGATGGTGTTACAATTGCACGTGAAATTGAATTAGAAGACCCATATGAAAACATGGGAGCTCAACTTGTTAAAGAAGTTTCTACAAAGACTAATGATGTTGCAGGTGACGGAACTACTACTGCTACATTACTTGCACAAGCAATCATTAGAGAAGGACTTAAGAATGTTGCAGCTGGAGCTAATCCAATGATATTACAAAAGGGTATTCACAAAGCTGTTCATACTACAGTTGATGAAATAAGAAGATTCTCTAAAAAAGTAGAATCAAAAGACTCTATTGCACAAGTTGCTTCAATATCAGCTGGTGATGAAGAAATAGGTAAGCTTATTGCTGAAGCTATGGAGAAGGTTGGTAATGACGGAGTTATCACTGTTGAAGAATCAAAATCAATGGGAACAACTTTAGAAGTAGTTGAAGGTATGCAATTTGATAGAGGATATGTATCCCCTTACATGGTTACAGATGCTGAAAAAATGGAAGCTGAATTAGAAGAACCATATATCTTAATTACTGACAAGAAGATTACAAACATTCAAGATATATTACCAGTATTAGAACAAATAGTTCAACAAGGCAGACCATTACTTATTATTGCTGAAGATGTTGAAGGTGAAGCTTTAGCTACATTAGTAGTAAACAAATTGAGAGGAACATTTAACTGTGTAGCTGTTAAGGCACCAGGATTTGGTGATAGAAGAAAAGAAATGTTACAAGACATAGCAATACTTACTGGTGGTCAAGTAATATCTGAAGAATTAGGATATGATTTGAAAGACACTACTATAGAAATGTTAGGTAGAGCAAGAAAGGTAAAAGTAGACAAAGAAAACACTACTATAGTAGATGGTGAAGGTGAACAATCTGAAATTGAAAATAGAGTAAGACAAATCAAAGTTCAATTAGAAGAAACTGATTCAGAATTTGATGCTGAAAAATTACAAGAAAGACTTGCAAAACTTTCAGGTGGAGTAGCTGTAATCCAAGTTGGAGCTGCTACAGAAACTGAACTTAAAGAAAGAAAGTTAAGAATAGAAGACGCATTAGCTGCTACAAGAGCTGCTGTTGAAGAAGGTATAGTTCCTGGTGGTGGAACAGTTCTAGTAGACTGTATACCAGCAGTTAGCAAATTAGTTAATGAAACTAGTGGAGATGAAAGAACAGGTATCCTTATAGTTCTAAGAGCATTAGAAGAACCTGTAAGACAAATAGCTACTAATGCTGGACTAGAAGGTTCAATCATAGTAGAAAAGGTTAAAGAAAGAGAACCAGGTATCGGATTTGACGCATTGAAAGAAGCTTATGCTGATATGATGGAAGTTGGTATAGTAGACCCAACAAAGGTAACACGTTCAGCTCTTCAAAATGCTTCTTCAGTAGCTGCAATGGTATTAACTACTGAAAGTGCAGTAGCAGATATTAAGGAAGATGACCCAATGGCTGGAATGGGCGGCATGGGCGGAATGGGTGGCGGAATGCCAATGATGTAG
- a CDS encoding Glu/Leu/Phe/Val family dehydrogenase: MSKENLNPLESAQKQVKSACDALGLDPAVYEILKDPQRMIEVSIPVKMDDGTVKTFKGYRAVHNNAIGPGKGGVRLHPGVNPDEVKALSVWMTFKCGVMGVPYGGGKGGITVDPTSLSQGELERLARGYVQGIYKYIGEKIDIPAPDVGSNGQVMAWMVDEYNKLTGESSLGVITGKPVPWGGSKGRNEATGFGVSVIAREAAKKVGIEMKGAKVAIQGFGNVGSYTVKNVQKQGAKIVALGEWAKSVGTYALYNEDGLDFADMKAYMDEHKNLVGYPKAKQITLDEFWALDVDILIPAALENAVTAEVAEKVNAKLVCEAANGPLTPGADEVFERRGIPVTPDILTNAGGVTVSYFEWVQNLYGYYWEEKEVEEKQEVAMVNAFNDVWALKEKENVTVRKAAYMNSVKKIAEVMKLRGWY, translated from the coding sequence ATGTCAAAAGAAAATTTAAATCCACTAGAAAGTGCTCAAAAACAAGTTAAAAGCGCATGTGACGCTTTAGGCCTAGACCCAGCTGTATATGAAATACTAAAAGATCCACAAAGAATGATTGAAGTATCAATACCTGTTAAGATGGATGATGGTACAGTTAAGACTTTTAAGGGATATAGAGCTGTACATAACAACGCTATTGGACCTGGTAAAGGTGGAGTTAGACTACATCCTGGAGTAAATCCAGATGAAGTTAAAGCGTTATCTGTATGGATGACTTTCAAATGCGGTGTTATGGGTGTACCATATGGTGGAGGAAAAGGTGGAATTACTGTTGACCCAACTAGCTTATCACAAGGAGAACTAGAAAGACTTGCAAGAGGATATGTTCAAGGAATATATAAATATATAGGCGAAAAAATAGATATACCTGCTCCAGACGTAGGAAGTAATGGACAAGTTATGGCTTGGATGGTAGACGAATACAATAAATTAACTGGCGAATCCTCTCTTGGCGTTATAACTGGTAAACCAGTTCCATGGGGTGGTTCAAAAGGAAGAAATGAAGCTACAGGATTTGGTGTTTCTGTAATAGCTAGAGAAGCAGCTAAAAAAGTTGGAATCGAAATGAAAGGTGCAAAAGTTGCTATCCAAGGATTTGGAAACGTAGGAAGCTATACAGTTAAAAACGTTCAAAAACAAGGTGCTAAGATAGTAGCTCTTGGTGAATGGGCTAAATCAGTAGGAACTTATGCATTATATAATGAAGATGGACTAGATTTTGCAGACATGAAAGCTTACATGGATGAACACAAAAACCTTGTAGGATATCCAAAAGCTAAACAAATCACTCTTGATGAATTCTGGGCATTAGATGTAGACATTCTTATCCCAGCAGCATTAGAAAATGCAGTAACAGCTGAAGTAGCTGAAAAAGTTAATGCTAAATTAGTATGTGAAGCAGCTAATGGACCATTAACTCCAGGTGCTGACGAAGTATTTGAAAGAAGAGGAATCCCTGTTACTCCAGATATCTTAACAAATGCTGGTGGAGTTACAGTATCATACTTCGAATGGGTACAAAACCTATACGGATACTATTGGGAAGAAAAAGAAGTTGAAGAAAAACAAGAAGTTGCAATGGTTAATGCATTCAACGATGTTTGGGCATTAAAAGAAAAAGAAAATGTTACAGTAAGAAAAGCTGCATACATGAATTCAGTTAAGAAAATAGCAGAAGTAATGAAATTAAGAGGATGGTATTAA